A window of the Arachis duranensis cultivar V14167 chromosome 5, aradu.V14167.gnm2.J7QH, whole genome shotgun sequence genome harbors these coding sequences:
- the LOC107489912 gene encoding LOW QUALITY PROTEIN: alkane hydroxylase MAH1-like (The sequence of the model RefSeq protein was modified relative to this genomic sequence to represent the inferred CDS: deleted 2 bases in 1 codon), translating to MNNLEVVRPPIEKPGIAGEYDLSRRCCRTPLLIDWPILGMLPQVLSNLCHIHDFVTNVLRQRGGTGEFMGPWFTKMNCMVTSDPMNVHHIMSKSFDNYVKGGPEFREIFQAFGDGMEDVKKLVYLHGALCEDLRLFPPVPIKRKQSLKRDTTLPSGHCVIDPNTIILLFTYAMGRFEEIWEKDCLEFKPDRWISEKGETIHVPSYKFFSFNAGPRTCMGKDLSFIQMKMVASTLLRNYHVQVVENHPTTPAHSTVLFMKHGLKVIITKRQF from the exons ATGAATAATTTGGAGGTGGTGAGGCCGCCAATTGAGAAGCCGGGGATTGCGGGAGAATATGATTTATCACG AAGATGTTGTAGAACACCTCTGTTGATAGATTGGCCAATCCTTGGCATGTTACCACAAGTCCTTAGCAACTTGTGCCATATCCATGATTTTGTAACTAATGTTTTGAGACAAAGAGGTGGCACCGGTGAATTCATGGGACCATGGTTCACCAAAATGAACTGCATGGTGACTAGTGACCCCATGAATGTTCATCACATAATGAGCAAGAGTTTTGACAACTATGTCAAGGGCGGCCCCGAGTTTCGCGAGATTTTCCAAGCTTTCGGAGACG GGATGGAGGATGTGAAGAAGCTAGTTTACCTACATGGTGCTCTATGTGAAGATTTGAGGCTGTTTCCACCTGTTCCTATTAAACGTAAACAATCATTGAAACGTGACACAACACTTCCTAGTGGTCATTGTGTTATTGATCCAAATACAATTATTTTGTTGTTTACTTATGCAATGGGAAGGTTTGAAGAGATTTGGGAAAAAGATTGCTTGGAGTTCAAACCAGAT AGATGGATTTCAGAGAAAGGAGAAACAATACATGTTCCATCTTATAAGTTTTTTAGTTTTAACGCAGGTCCAAGGACATGCATGGGAAAAgacttatcttttattcaaatgaAAATGGTGGCATCTACTCTTTTGCGCAATTATCATGTACAAGTGGTGGAAAATCATCCTACTACCCCAGCTCATTCCACTGTGCTTTTTATGAAGCATGGCTTGAAGGTTATCATAACaaaaagacaattttaa